The following DNA comes from Winogradskyella sp. PG-2.
TACGAATTTAGCTTGTAAACTAAATCATTCAATTCAAAACTACCTTTATAATCAAAATGCGCAAACATTTGAGAAGCATGCACACCTGCATCTGTTCTTCCTGCTCCAATTATTGCAATATCGTTCTTAAGAATAGTGCTTAACGCCTTTTCTATAACTTCTTGTACAGAAATAGCATTAGGCTGGTTCTGCCACCCATGATAGGCTTTGCCATTATATGAAAGTTCAATGAAATATCGCAATAGAAATCTTACTTTTGTAAAGACACAAAGATAACAGTTTTAGTTCCTAAAGAAATGCTAAATTATAAAGATGCAGATTTTCAATTTCTAGGAAAATAAATATGAAAAAAATACTCTTATTATCAGACACACATAGCTATATAGACGATGCCATACTTAAGTATGTTAAACAAGCAGACGAAATTTGGCACGCTGGTGATATTGGCGATTTAAATGTAACGGATAGCATCCAAAAAATTAAGCCTCTAAAAGCAGTTTATGGAAATATCGATGACGCTAAAACTAGAACTGAATTCCCGCTTCATAATAGATTTATGTGTGAAGAAGTAGATATATGGATGACTCATATTGGCGGTTATCCTCCAAAGTATAATAATAGAGTTCGAGAAG
Coding sequences within:
- a CDS encoding metallophosphoesterase family protein, producing the protein MKKILLLSDTHSYIDDAILKYVKQADEIWHAGDIGDLNVTDSIQKIKPLKAVYGNIDDAKTRTEFPLHNRFMCEEVDIWMTHIGGYPPKYNNRVREELVVNPPDIFITGHSHILKVMPDKKLNLLHMNPGAVGKHGFHKTRTMLRFIIDGKQINDLEVIEFEKR